Proteins found in one Arachis stenosperma cultivar V10309 chromosome 8, arast.V10309.gnm1.PFL2, whole genome shotgun sequence genomic segment:
- the LOC130943589 gene encoding histone deacetylase 6-like, which translates to MEKRESEYGGGASLPSQSCRDANERKVTYFYEPTIGDFFYGHGHPMKPHRIRMAHSLVVHYGLHRLLQVSRPFPASASDVGRFHSDDYVQFLSTVTPDLAVAAHANHSNYRTLRRFNVGDDCPVFDGLFNFCCVSAGASIGAAVTLNRRDADIAVNWAGGLHHAKKAEASGFCYVNDIVLGILELLKIHKRVLYVDIDVHHGDGVEEAFYTTDRVMTVSFHKYGDFFPGSGHIKDIGVGEGKNYSLNVPLNDGMDDESFRGLFRPIIQKVMEVYQPDAVVLQCGADSLSGDRLGCFNLSVKGHADCVRFLRSFNVPLMLLGGGGYTIRNVARCWCYETAVAVGVELDNDLPYNEYYEYFGPQYVLHYKPSRRDNLNKPRDLEKIRIKLLERLSRLSHAPSAPFQTTPSVTNVPEEEEEDMDVRPNCRLWNGQDFNSDNDEDVENTKSSNSAG; encoded by the exons atggagaagagagagagtgagtatGGTGGTGGTGCCTCGCTACCTTCACAATCATGCAGAGACGCGAACGAAAGAAAGGTGACGTACTTCTACGAACCCACCATTGGAGACTTCTTCTACGGTCATGGTCATCCAATGAAGCCTCACCGGATCCGCATGGCTCACAGCCTCGTCGTCCATTACGGCCTCCACCGCCTTTTGCAAGTCTCCCGTCCCTTTCCGGCTTCCGCCTCCGACGTCGGCCGCTTCCACTCCGACGACTACGTTCAATTCCTTTCCACTGTCACGCCGGACCTCGCTGTCGCCGCCCACGCCAACCACTCCAATTACCGCACGCTCCGGCGATTCAATGTTGGCGATGATTGCCCCGTTTTCGACGGCCTCTTTAACTTCTGCTGTGTCTCCGCCGGCGCCTCCATCGGCGCCGCCGTCACGCTCAACCGTCGTGATGCTGATATTGCTGTTAATTGGGCCGGTGGCCTCCACCATGCCAAGAAAGCTGAGGCTTCGGGATTCTGTTATGTTAACGACATCGTTCTTGGGATTCTTGAGCTCCTCAAGATTCACAAG CGTGTGCTGTATGTTGACATTGATGTTCACCACGGTGATGGCGTTGAAGAGGCCTTTTACACTACTGATAGAGTGATGACAGTGTCTTTCCATAAGTATGGGGATTTTTTCCCAGGCAGTGGGCACATAAAAGACATTGGGGTGGGCGAAGGAAAGAATTATTCTCTGAATGTTCCACTAAATGATGGAATGGATGATGAAAGTTTCCGTGGCCTGTTTCGTCCCATCATTCAAAAAGTCATGGAGGTTTATCAACCTGATGCAGTTGTTCTTCAATGTGGAGCTGATTCGCTGTCAGGTGACAGGTTGGGTTGCTTCAACTTGTCTGTGAAGGGTCATGCAGATTGTGTTCGTTTCCTTCGATCATTCAATGTTCCTCTGATGCTTTTAGGTGGAGGAGGATATACGATTCGTAATGTTGCTCGCTGTTGGTGTTACGAG ACAGCGGTGGCAGTGGGAGTTGAGCTTGATAATGACTTGCCTTACAATGAATACTACGAGTATTTTGGCCCTCAATATGTTCTTCATTACAAGCCTTCGAGACGGGATAACCTAAACAAGCCCAGAGATCTCGAAAAGATTAG AATCAAGTTACTAGAACGGCTCTCCAGACTTAGCCATGCCCCCAGTGCTCCTTTTCAGACAACTCCATCGGTTACAAATGTTCCAGAAGAG GAAGAAGAGGATATGGATGTAAGACCAAATTGTCGCCTATGGAACGGTCAAGATTTTAATTCGGATAATGATGAAGATGTGGAGAATACAAAATCTTCAAACTCAGCTGGCTGA
- the LOC130946512 gene encoding putative pentatricopeptide repeat-containing protein At1g64310: MLIQFHWLQSELSNCICKSLLRAKQLHALLLRTHLLEDPFYATKLVRLYAANNDIHSAYQVFDESSTRSVYLWNSIIRAYAQSSRFDSAISLFRTMFGADISPDNYTYACVIRACCDNFDFGMLRLVHGAAVASGFGMDPICCSALVAAYSKLGFVNDAHRVFNGIAAPDLVLWNSLISGYVCSGSWEIGMRMFNWMRHVGGKPDGFTLAGLLGGITDSSLMSIGQGLHGLSLKSGLDSDSHVGSLLVSTYSRCKCMASAYSVFFSIFQPDLVTWSALIAGYSMSGEYEKALFYFRKLNKGNKKPDSVLIASALAAIAQAANIGPGYEIHGYVIRHGFESDVKVSSALVDMYSKCGFLHLGTRVFRIMPERNIVSYNSIISGLGLHGCASESFKMFDEMLAKGLMPDEATFCALLCACCHAGLVKDGREIFHRMKDEFHIMAMPEHYVYMVKLLGSAGHLEEAYKLVQSLSEPVDKAILGALLSCCNSSGNSKMAENVAQQLFESNPDDNAYSVMLSNIYAGDGRWDEAKNLRDRITGGQRKMPGLSWTEGSFC; encoded by the coding sequence ATGTTGATTCAGTTCCATTGGCTTCAATCTGAACTCAGCAACTGCATATGCAAGTCACTTTTGAGGGCTAAGCAGTTACATGCTTTGCTTTTAAGGACCCATCTCTTAGAGGATCCCTTTTATGCAACTAAACTTGTTAGGCTCTATGCTGCCAACAATGATATTCACTCTGcataccaagtgtttgatgaaagtTCTACAAGAAGTGTCTACCTTTGGAACTCCATCATTCGTGCTTATGCTCAGTCCAGTAGATTTGACAGTGCAATCTCCTTGTTTAGAACTATGTTTGGAGCTGATATAAGCCCTGACAATTACACTTATGCTTGCGTTATTCGCGCGTGCTGCGACAACTTTGATTTTGGCATGCTGAGACTTGTTCATGGAGCTGCTGTGGCTTCTGGGTTTGGAATGGACCCTATTTGCTGCAGTGCTCTTGTGGCAGCATATTCAAAGCTTGGTTTTGTTAATGATGCACATAGAGTGTTCAATGGCATCGCTGCACCCGATTTGGTTTTGTGGAATTCACTGATTTCTGGTTATGTGTGCTCTGGCTCTTGGGAGATAGGGATGCGTATGTTTAACTGGATGCGACATGTTGGGGGGAAGCCAGATGGATTTACACTTGCTGGATTACTTGGTGGGATCACAGATTCTAGCTTGATGAGTATCGGCCAAGGATTACATGGTTTAAGCTTAAAGAGTGGGCTAGATTCTGACTCCCATGTAGGTAGTTTACTGGTGAGTACGTACTCAAGATGCAAGTGCATGGCTTCAGCATATAGCGTCTTTTTCAGTATTTTCCAGCCTGATTTGGTCACCTGGTCTGCTCTTATTGCTGGCTATTCGATGTCCGGAGAGTATGAGAAGGCATTGTTCTATTTCAGGAAATTAAACAAGGGAAACAAGAAGCCTGACTCTGTTTTGATTGCTAGTGCATTGGCTGCTATAGCTCAGGCAGCGAATATAGGACCCGGATATGAGATACATGGTTATGTTATTCGGCATGGATTCGAATCAGATGTCAAGGTCTCTTCAGCTCTTGTAGATATGTATTCAAAGTGTGGCTTCTTGCACTTGGGAACTCGAGTTTTCAGGATAATGCCAGAACGGAATATAGTTTCTTATAATTCCATTATTTCTGGTCTTGGTTTGCATGGATGTGCTTCTGAGTCTTTTAAGATGTTTGATGAGATGTTGGCAAAAGGATTAATGCCTGATGAAGCCACATTTTGCGCTCTCCTTTGTGCTTGTTGTCACGCTGGCCTTGTCAAAGACGGCCGGGAAATTTTCCATCGAATGAAAGATGAATTTCACATCATGGCTATGCCTGAGCACTATGTTTACATGGTTAAGCTTCTTGGCAGTGCTGGCCACTTGGAAGAGGCTTACAAACTCGTTCAGTCCTTGTCGGAACCAGTAGACAAGGCCATCCTTGGAGCCCTATTATCATGCTGTAATTCTAGTGGAAATTCCAAGATGGCAGAAAATGTAGCTCAGCAACTTTTTGAAAGTAATCCTGATGATAATGCTTACAGCGTTATGCTTTCTAATATATATGCAGGTGATGGGAGGTGGGACGAGGCGAAGAACTTGAGAGACAGAATAACAGGAGGTCAGAGAAAAATGCCCGGACTGAGCTGGACTGAAGGAAGTTTCTGCTAA